In Oryza glaberrima chromosome 8, OglaRS2, whole genome shotgun sequence, the following are encoded in one genomic region:
- the LOC127783171 gene encoding uncharacterized protein LOC127783171 — translation MRMDRNEEEMVTNDSDPLLKRENEEAESSSQLTPPKPATLSALEIEDEETDGSSAGCCRICLETDSELGDELISPCMCKGTQQFVHRSCLDHWRSVKEGFAFSHCTTCKAQFHLRVETWEDNSWRKMKFRIFVARDVILVFLAVQLTIAMIGAISYFLDRDGSFRNSFSDGWDRFLSKHPIPFYYCIGVVVFFVLLGFFGLILHCSSFNDNQDPCLAGCRNCCYGWGVLDCLPASLEACFALVVVFVVVFAILGIAYGFLAATMAVQRIWQRHYHILTKRELTKEYVVEDLHGSYTPPKLDPEHEERLKMLKLL, via the exons ATGAGGATGGACAGGAATGAGGAAGAGATGGTCACGAATGACTCGGACCCTCTTCTCAAGAGGGAAAACGAGGAGGCAGAGTCATCGTCGCAGCTGACACCGCCTAAGCCAGCAACCTTGAGCGCGCTGGAGATTGAGGATGAGGAGACCGACGGTTCTTCTGCAGGGTGCTGCCGCATTTGTCTCGAGACTGATTCTGAGTTAG GTGATGAACTGATATCACCTTGCATGTGCAAGGGAACTCAACAATTTGTTCACCGCTCATGCCTTGACCACTGGAGATCTGTTAAG GAAGGATTTGCATTTTCACATTGCACAACATGCAAAGCTCAATTCCATCTCCGAGTGGAAACTTGGGAGGACAATTCATGGCGTAAAATGAAGTTCCGGATATTTGTTGCAAGAGATGTTATCCTTGTGTTTCTTGCTGTACAACTT ACTATTGCTATGATTGGTGCAATTTCTTACTTTCTAGATAGGGATGGAAGTTTCAGAAACAGTTTCAGTGATGGTTGGGATCGCTTCTTGTCAAAACATCCAATACCATTCTATTACTGCATAG GTGTTGTTGTTTTCTTTGTGCTACTCGGATTCTTCGGGTTGATACTGCATTGTTCGTCCTTCAATGATAACCAAGACCCATGCCTAGCTGGGTGCCGGAACTGCTGCTATGGTTGGGGCGTCCTGGACTGCCTGCCTGCTTCTCTGGAGGCCTGCTTTGCCCTGGTGGTGGTTTTCGTTGTCGTGTTCGCCATCCTCGGTATCGCATACGGTTTCCTCGCGGCAACTATGGCTGTCCAAAGAATCTGGCAGCGGCATTACCACATCTTGACCAAAAGAGAACTCACAAAG GAGTACGTGGTGGAAGATCTTCATGGCAGCTACACGCCACCGAAGCTTGATCCAGAGCATGAGGAGCGGCTGAAAATGCTGAAGCTCCTCTAG
- the LOC127783172 gene encoding uncharacterized protein LOC127783172: MSGAQGAQPKGAFTATTYRSAAAAATGGEEESRHPPPPARTELRSTEDERGLPVKRLEDKVDAAAGKGGPVFGAGEDDSKPDLGVTGTGGG; the protein is encoded by the coding sequence ATGTCCGGCGCGCAAGGTGCCCAGCCCAAGGGCGCCTTCACGGCGACCACGTacaggtcggcggcggccgcggccaccggcggcgaggaggagagccggcacccgccgccgccggcgaggacggagCTCCGGTCGACCGAGGACGAGCGCGGGCTGCCCGTGAAGAGGCTGGAGGACaaggtcgacgccgccgccgggaagggCGGCCCGGTgttcggcgccggcgaggacgacaGCAAGCCAGACCTCGGCGtcaccggcaccggcggcggctga